AAACTTCAAACAAAACCCAGATCTTCAAAACACAAAGAAAAAAATATTCAAAACTTCAAAACCCAGATATTCAAAACTTCAAAACCCGGATATTCAAAACTTCAAAACCCAGATTATCATCAACATTATCATCAATAACCCATGAACAAAAAAACCCCCAATTTCTTACAACTCACCAAAATTAGGGCAACAAAGTGGTTTATTGAGATCTAACAatctaccaccaccacaacctacctgccgccaccaccgccaccacgaCCCACCTGTCGCCgccatcaccaccgccaccacgaCCCACCTGTCGCCgccatcaccaccgccaccacgaCCCACCTGTCGCCGCCATCACCGCCACCATGACCCACCTGTCGCCGCCATCACCACCGCCACTACGACCCACCCGTGTTGACTGTTTGACTGATGTTGACCCGACACCGAATCTGAACCGAGTCTGACCCGTGCCGTGACACCCAAACTCAGAATGATGCCCGAGAGGGTCGCTGGAACCCACGACTGCTGTGACTCGAGAGGGTCGCTGGAACCACCGCCGCCGTAGACCACGGCACCGGCTCCGCCGGTTCTCTCTCTTTCCTGCCTCCTCTTCtgctcgatctctctctctctctcactctctcttgaATATGCcaggttgtggtggtggtaggaTTGTTAGATAGAGAGAAGAAGGGAGTATGTTGATGTGCAGGTGATTgaaagatggagaagatgatggtggAGTTTAGGGTTTTTATTAAGGTAAAGACCAATATACCCTCATGTGCTTCTCACATGACCTCATTTAACTGGGAAAACAAACaaggtttagggtaaaggacataacttgattggtttttcaaacattaaggatgttttctgaggttattaaagataaaggacatactttgatatattagacatacataaaggacgaactttgaaatttactctATAAAAAATTACATACTATTAATTAGCCATATTTTTTTACCTATACTTTGggggttttttaaaaaaatagattttttatttttaatccaaaagcttttcatcttttgcagtTTTAACCCcacaaaatttgtttttttaagtttaacCCAAAATTTTTTATTATCTGCAAATTAACTTCacaatttttttactttcaactttggcccCCCCTATACTCTTATCTTTTGCAATTTGACGTTTTAATTTTAATAACTATTTTAAGCATGAAGTGGAAACTTAATTAAATCAGCTTCAGAAAATACCGTGATTCTTCTTGGCGATGAGCAGCATAGCCATCAGTATGCGACCATGACCCGCTTGGTGTCTATGACAAGCAACCAAACAAAAGAATTAAGgcaaacattattattattattattattattaatttgttgttaaaaaatcCTAGGTGGGAAAATAGTAAAAGAAAAGGCTGACATATGTAACAACTTACTAACTGTTCGTCAAGAGCTTTCTGTAGTTgttccacgactttcttcattgTTGGACGTTCATTTCCGCTCATCAAACATTGGTAAGCAATGCTTGAAAACGTAAGCAAGGAAGCTCCATTCATCTGTTTTTTTATATTGGAAAAAATGATCTCGTCTAATGTTTTCCTTCCCCAATGTATTCTGATCAAATTCGTTAAATATTGACGCTCGTCGTGGTACGTTTTAACATATGTGAGCCTTCCACATAGAACTTCAAACAATACAACCCCAAAAGAATAAACATCAGATTTTTGTGTAAGATAACCGCTAATCAAGTACTCTGGATCAATATATCCAGACGTACCACAAGCATTGGAGATCACAAAGGTAGACTCCATATTCGCAGGGCCCACCCTCGACAACCCAAAATCTGAGACTTTGGCCTTCCAGTTCTCATCCAAAAGAATGTTCGAGCTTTTGATGTCACGGTGAAGAATTCTATGTTGAAGTCCAACATCATCATGAAGATACTGTAACCCACGGGCAGCATCTAGGCAAATCTGGAGTCGTTGGATCCATGTTAGATTTGCGCTGTGTAAATATCTGTCGAGACTCCCATTGCTTTCATGCTTATAAACAAGTATCTTCTTGCCATCTTCATCGCAAAAGCCAAGAAGTGAGACAATGTTTTCATGTTTATAAACTGAAAGTAAGGCGATCTCTGTTTTAAATTCATGGTCACCTTGCCCTTGCGTAGGATCCAACATCTTTATGGCGATGTTGCCATGTTTTACAGAAACGCCTTTATATACCTTCCCAAACCCACCCTTTGCAATGATATTCTGGTCGGAAAATGCATTAGTTGCCTTTGATAACATCTTTAATGGAATCTGCAAGTGCTTCACTTCTTCAATGGAAGACATGATCTTTTGTTCGAAATTAGAAGGAGCTGATGAATATGTAGAGACGACACTATGTTATATAGGGGTCgggatgattttaaaagaaatgaACACGTTGTCAACTTGTTTCGCTCATATCAAACACTTGACTTATTATATATCTCAAATACATATGTAGTGGCTGAGTAAATTAAAGAGACGACAGAATAACTACCAAGTTTTGTATAGATATATGGTCAACTAGTTTTGCTTATGTCAAAACATCTATTAAATAACGGAAGGTgttttgtttctagactccattgTACAGTTTATAATAATTTTAAGATTAACGAGTAAAATATTTTTGAGGTACTTGATTTACCTATTTAGAGAACACCTCATGATTTCAAAAAGACAAAGTTAAAATTAAAATTCATGTATTTTTAGAATTTAGAAAGGATCCTATCCAATCAATAATTCAGTATGAATGATGCAAATTAATTATAACTGATCACAACCCATTAGAAACCTCAGTTTTCGTATACAACTAATTTTTGTGTTTGCAACTTTATAAaccaaggtttttttttttttcgtgtgAATCTGTAGCAACGATATATGTGTAACTCGTCATGATGGACGTAACTGTGTAGAACATGTCATATTCATAGTCGATATGTGTTCGACTTAATTAACAGTGTATGACTCTTTCAAAGGGTAGACTTAATCATTGGATCTTTCTTCTTTCACACGTAAAAAGTCAGCTTCCAACCTTCAACTTTGCTTTTGAAAACATATACATTTCAACTTGTGTTAAATTAAAGTGTTACATAACATTTGTTTAGTCATTCCTTTAGGCTTAGTTGAGTTGGACCCAAATCTAGATACATATATTAAAGCCCATCTAACTGCAGCATCTTTTACATTTTGGCCCAAACTTATTTTATTTAAACTTCTACAAGGACTCCATCAGCCTTCTAGGCGGCCCAGCAGAA
This genomic stretch from Helianthus annuus cultivar XRQ/B chromosome 8, HanXRQr2.0-SUNRISE, whole genome shotgun sequence harbors:
- the LOC110871884 gene encoding receptor-like protein kinase ANXUR2, producing the protein MLSKATNAFSDQNIIAKGGFGKVYKGVSVKHGNIAIKMLDPTQGQGDHEFKTEIALLSVYKHENIVSLLGFCDEDGKKILVYKHESNGSLDRYLHSANLTWIQRLQICLDAARGLQYLHDDVGLQHRILHRDIKSSNILLDENWKAKVSDFGLSRVGPANMESTFVISNACGTSGYIDPEYLISGYLTQKSDVYSFGVVLFEVLCGRLTYVKTYHDERQYLTNLIRIHWGRKTLDEIIFSNIKKQMNGASLLTFSSIAYQCLMSGNERPTMKKVVEQLQKALDEQLTPSGSWSHTDGYAAHRQEESRLVASSSSQPSPASSSLKYDVFISSREEDTFADHLYSALVHRQIFTLLPQGKTIRPSLFEAIQDSQIVIVIFSLNYASSSWCLDELELIMENRHKRGQIVIPVFYGVEPSEVVLQTSYYLKALAMPELNMNKVESWRKALVEATNLSGWDADWNELKLIKKICDDISYKLLRSGES